Genomic segment of Panicum virgatum strain AP13 chromosome 2K, P.virgatum_v5, whole genome shotgun sequence:
ataaagccatttaaatttattaataaatgctggaatttaaattagggtgttacatgtagccgccattccccacagtggctgtgaccggagccccgtctgccaactccggtcactgctctgccatcccggacgctgtggcggcactgtgggaacctgcaacGCGGTACGAGATGtactcggcactgctcccgttactattctgccaactcctgctgtccggactccacctcaccacacatATGGCCCCGGGCCGGTCCCCTGCTTGGAAAGAGGGCCGGCGTCGCCACGTGCCCCCCCCGAGGAGGGACGTCCAGgactagcagccggaggcccggacctcccccctcgagggggtccgggacctccacgtgtctcccgGAGCCCTTAGTGCACGCTCTAGCGCTCCgcccaggggggtccgggaccgccgcgtgccccgctacCGCTGGCGCGCgtatatatgcaagaccctggcctacagggcccacggaacgccaccaTGCCACGTTTGGAAGACTGTACACCCTACagtgacgaccacgccgcctgctggggctggcagaacgccggcgcgatctccgcaagatcaaggacgatacccaggacgactgccacgcccgacgtcatgccccacagtgtacttgctacagtgttcgaccactgcacccccgcgattcgggggaaaacgatgacttccacgatcccctgtgcatgtacaccgtccctcctagtgactataaaaggaggaggcaaaCTTCCATTAAGGGGGATCGTCACCTACGTCGGCAACATCGCGCGATCAGACCACTCGGTAGAACACAACAttcagcaccactgagcacccgatattgacagtcgcctcaatcaacttctcctctagcagagacctgggagcctccctccctctctcgcctcgcctgtatcccctactacaggcaccttcggtgcaagataatacagtgccctcgcacacccccttgctggacgtacggcctcgcggccggaaccaggataaacccgtgcgttactgtgttgcctcttgcaccaacatctgggacgaggaaacacgcagcattactagttgggGTCCGGACCGCTGGGttaggacaccgacagttggcgcgccaggtaggggcagctgcgtgacattttttctttgtttcccatttgatctccagggatggcgagcagatccaacccataccccatgggcgtctcggatccgctcccagcaggatacgtgatctggttcgggagtctcgagttcagagcaaccggcaacggtaacctcatggagctcctctcgcccagacgcaacccgaacactccgacttcaccagcccggcgcaacagacgctcgggccagcactcgCCACAAGCGCGCGCAGAGCGGCGAtgggcggcacgcctcagctcccccacgtgggttgtgGCTGCAATGTCATGGCTCAGCGTCGCGGTCGatggggccaccgcttcgtcatcacgtgcttcgGCGCCAGCTGCGCCGGAaccatcatcgactgcagccctagtgcctcccaggggggcgcgactgcggcgttgcccttccccatcgggatgcgcaacgctgcctccTACACTTCTTCGTCCATCACCAGCttcgccgagtatgaggatctgccgggtcatcacctcctgtcgatccgcagcctcatcaCATCATCTCCAACTACACCTAGCTCAaactgaagatgccgggtccgaagggtgtcatcaccgtcggctcttcgttcgagcacgcctatgattgcgacgtcgagtgcgttgagcacgcaGAGGCTCAagtggaggacgaggccctcgtagccaccctcgacaaaatggcgagcgaggccttggactccatgtACCGACACGCGGGAAGCTTCGAAcctgccgagggtatcaagaaggtgcccctcgacccgaatcgctccgacgacaaggcgttgcaggtcagcgccaccctcgacagtaaataggaagtggtgctcgtcgacttcctccgcgccaacgtagacatcttcgcgtggagcccctcggacatgcctggcataccgagggaggtcgccgagcactccatTGATaaccgacccaactccaagccggtgaagcagcgcctgcgacgcttcgatgAGCTCAAGTGCCGGGCGATCCACGAGGAGCTGCGGAAACTTCTGGTGGCCGtattcatcaaggaagtattccatcccgagtggctagctaatcctgtattagtgaagaaaaagaatgggagttggcggatgtgcgtagactacactagtttaaataaagcatgtccgaaggttcccttccctttgccacgcattgatcaaatcatagattcaactgcgggatgtgaacttttatcctttcttgatgcttactccggttaccatcaaattAAGATGAgcgagtccgaccagctcgcgacttcttttatcacgcctttcggcatgtactgctacgtcacgatgccctttggcctcagaaatgccggagctacatatcaacggtgtatgctccacgttttcggggaccatctcgggcggaacgtagaggcatatgtcgatgacatcgttgtaaaatccaggaaggcgaacgacctggttgccgatctcaggatcgcattcgattgcctaagggctaaaggggtaaaactcaaccccgagaagtgcgtgttcggagtccctcgaggcatgctcttgggcttcattgtctcctagtggggcattgaacccaaccctgacaaagtctcggccatcactcggatgggaccgatccgagacctaaagggggtaaagagggtcatgggatgcctagcgtccctcagccgattcatctcgtgtctcggcgagaaaggcttacccctatatcgactcctgaggaaaaccgagcgcttcacgtggacccccaaagcccaagaagccctcgacaggctgaaggcatcgctcactcacgcccccattctcacgccacccgcggacggcgagcccctctatctgtacgtagccgcgacgacccaagtggtctgCGCGatggtcgttgtcgaaagacaagaggagggccatgctctgcctatccaacggccggtgtactacatcagcgaggtgttgtttgaaaccaagacacgctatctgcagattcagaagctgctatacgcagTAGTTTTGgcccggcgcaagctgcgccactacttcgaggcccatcccgtcaccgtggtctcgtctttccctctgggagagatagtccgcaactaggaagccgagggtagaattgccaaatggtccgtggagctgatgggagaaactctcgcctatgccccccgcaaagcgatcaatTCCCAAGTCTTGGcagacttcgtggctgagtggacggacactcagctacccccaccacaaatccaggctgaatgctggaccatgtacttcgacgggtcggtgatgaaaaccggcgccagTGCCggtctcctcttcatctcacccctcggagatcaCATGCGATATGTAATATGCTTgcacttccctgcgtctaacaatatggcggagtacgaggccctcctcagtggcctccgcatcgccatcgagcttggcgtaaaacgcctcgacgtgcgcggtgactctcaactcgtcatcgaccaagtaatgaaggagtctagctgccatgacccgaagatggaggcatactacaaggcagtacgccgcctcgaggacaagttcgacggcctagaactcaatcacgtcccacgcaagtacaacgaggatgccgacgaactagccaagattgcatcggggcggaccaccttccccccgaacatcttcgctcgtgacgtcaccaagccctccgtcgaataAAAGGATCCGTCAGAGCCAGGCCCCTCGACCGCCGGTctctccggcgggaaccccccggcggacgaggccgagcccatggacgTTGACTTCGGGACCTCTTCCACGGACgtggccgaagcaatggaagttgacgaggccccctcttcgcaagattggcgcgcccagtaccttgactggatgattcgaggggtcctaccctcgaaccgcgctcaggcgcggcgcctcgctaggcgggccaagtccttcgtcctaatcgaccatgagctgtacaagcgcagtccctctagggtcttgcagcgatgcatccccatccccgagggcaaggagctgatccgtgacatccacgctggcacctGCGGTCATCACGCAGTGCCACGAACCCttgtgggtaacgcgtttcgataaggtttttactggcccaccgcggtcgccaacgccaccgacgtcgtgcggacctgcgagggctgcaagttctacgctcgaaagacacacctcccggcccatgctctacagaccatccccatcacatggtcgtttgccgtgtggggactggacctcgtcggcccactgcagaaggcgcccgggggcttcacccacttgctggtggcagttgacaaattctccaagtggatcgaggctcgaccccatcggcaagattaaatccgagcaagccgttCTATTAtttaccgacatcgtcttcaggttcggggtcccgaattcgatcatcaccgacaacggcacccagttcataggcaagaagttcttggcgttctgcgacaactTCAACAtatgtgtggactggtcggctgtggcgcacccacagatgaacgggcaagtggagcgtgccaatggcatgatcctccaaggactgaagccaaggatcttcaacaagttgaacaagtttggccggaggtggctcacagagctaccctcggttatctggagcctgaggacgaccccaagcagagccacgggctttaccccgttcttcctcgtctatggcgccgaggccatactccccacggacctggagtacgggtcaccaaggctcaaggcctatcaGGAGCAGTTGAACCAGcgagcccgcgaggactcgctggatcaagtggacgaggctcgagacgtggcgcttctgcactctgcgcgctaccagcagtctctgcgaagatatcaagcgcagagagtccggcgccgtgacctcaacaaaggggacttggtgctgaggcttcaacaggacaacaggggccaccacaagctctcaccaccgtgggaaggcccatacatcatcgccgaggtgctcaagcccggcacgtacaaactggcgaacgaaaacggctAAGTcatcaccaatgcttggaacatacagcagctacgtcgcttctatacttagagttccgagctatttgtacatcgtttgtactcgcattttttatttcccgaaataataaagaagtatgctttacttatttattttttgggaaccttccggaccctcgggggctcggatgcgcacgaacactgaggcacggttggctttaccctcggcaaagccaagcctccctcgggggctactatggGGGGATCCCCGAACGTCTccaaaaatcgccaacgtttttttgaaaaatttccgtctctaagcttctcgtacacttggaaaaaacggacgcgaggcataaccactacggtacggggccggccgagtcgtggggccgcctacgcctccgggatacggcacccccctcaccaccccacgcctaagttgcttatgaacgcaacATTCCTTGCAGAAGTTTACCTAAGTCGCACACGAGAACACGGAAGTGGAGTAAAGAAAACGAAGGCTCgaatgcacaaggcctcgatgggccacactgtcgatttaacGATAACGAATTTTTTAAATTCATAATTACAATTACAACGAGTACTAATccattacatgggctccgaggcccagttttcctacaggttatcatccccccttTGTGGATCTGCAACAGCATTGAACTCGGCTATtggggggatgtcggcttcgagcttctcggctaaggctgtggcgaactcctcggcggctgcgtcggcgtctTCCATGATCCATGATATAATGCGTCGAGGCTACGGCGAGGGCTcgtaggacaccgaggcggaaggtgctcttggcgtgctcggcgatccggccacctagcgctcaCAGGCGGCTGATCACTGAGCTACCAGAGacggcgccctccccgtcgagctcctggcacatgCTCACGGCGGTCCGCTCCAGGTCAGCGTACTCCGCCTACGCCGCCATGAGCGCTGTGTtgaccgcctccttcgccgcagtctcgtctgccacttgctgcctcagctctgatcaaaggaaccaagataagctACGAAAAACTAGAATTCAACAACATCAAAATTTCGAGCACCCACCTGCGAGGTTCTTCTGCGCCTCTTCTCactggactcgggcggcctcctctaGTGAAgacaaggagtcctccttctccttaaggGCGGCCTCCGTATTCCGGAGGaccacctccttttcctcgagggctttgcccttctcctcgagggatCCGGTGAGCGTGGCGACGGTTGCCTtcttgcgctggagctcggcctccttgtgcTGGAGTTCGGCTTCCTTCAGCTCGAGCGCTGTCCTAGTGCGCTGCAGCTCGGTGGTTTgtgcctcggcttcccgagccttctgctccgctgcggccctctggacgtcacGCTCACCGGCggcccgcgccagctcctcctctagtTCCTGCTGACGTGCCCCCTGATCCGccatcttggtgttggcgtcgatgttctgGAGCACCAAGCCAGCATTGTGCTGACCAAGCCAGTGCACCTGAGAAtacagccgggtcatctcggcacTCTTCttgcgcgagatgtccctcagccgctgcaagaggaaaggcgtgggtaaaacaaatgaaatcaaggccaaaaTACGAACGATTCCTGGGAGGGAGCCGCCTACCTGGCTGATCTGGTAATCTGTCGTCCGATGGAGCTCCAGGGCGTGATCGAGGTGGTTCAAGATCTAAGAACCTGCCTCAATCTGCTTCTGCCAGACGGACTCCTCCTCCCGTACGTTGTGGAGAAACTCCTGGGGGACCACGGACTGGATGATTGCCCCGTGATGGGGCCCCTCGGATGTCCCCTTGTCGAGCACCTCCGCGCAGGCCGACGTAAACTCGGCGATCTTGTTGGCGGcacttgccgcagcagcggggtcgatgtctctCGAATCCCcgaactcctcgctgctgtccggcaacTGCACCACGGGCACCACACTTTCTGTCGGAGCCAGTGCCGTCCCCACCGCAACaacaccctcgtcccgggcctctgcGGGCACTGAGACGCGGGCTTCCTCTGTCACTGGCGCCCTCGGCGCCGACTCCTCTTCCGCGactccctcgaccccagccctcgggggctcggggacgaGGGTGTCCACCTCTGTTCGGCTGGCGGGGCGTTCCTGCGCATCCCCACCAGCTTCTTCCTCTGCGACCGGCTGGGCGGCGCTATCCGCGTCGCTCCGACCGGCCCCGACTTCGATGTCCGACCGGGCGGCGTCATCCGCGCCTCCCCGACCGGCCTCCCCCACGGCTTCGGCTTGAGCGGCTGCTTCAACGCCACTCTGGATGGCACCGCCCCCATTCCCCGGTGCTTGGGCCCCTCGTGCCATGGCCTCCTGCAGCTTCACGGCCTCCTCCACGATATCCACGacgggcgggggctgcggcgccaaGTGTGGAGTGGcgcgcgccccggtcttgagggctttaGCCGGTGCGAGTGGGGCTGCGTCCTTGGCAACGACTCTGGAGCTGGAAATCGGGGAAGAAAGGCAGAGGTTAGCAGGATTGGGGGATCGATTAAATGAATGCAGCAAATAGAACTAAAACACTTACCCGGACCGGGCACTCATGCTGCGTTTGCCCGTGCCACTCCTCCGGGCCCGCGGTACGCTGACGCCCCTCGACGACTGATCCGAGGGTGTCGTCCTCAGAGCAGCCTGAGGCCTCGAGGTCGCCTGCGCGGGCGTCCCTGCGCTCGCCATGGACCCATTGCCGCCCGTCGACATCGCGGGCGCGGGGACCCCCTCGCCCGTCGAAGGCAGGGGCGGCCTCCTCTCTGTCGCGGGCGTAGATGATCTCCCGCCCGCCACCGGCATGGGCGACCTTCATCCCGCCGAtggcgtgggcgacctccgctccgTCCCCGCAAGGGGCGGGTCCACCAACAGCCCCAGTGCGGGCCTCGCCTCACGCGGCGCCGCTGGCGCATCCTCGTTGCCGGCCTCTTGAAAGACCGGCGGGGAATCCGCACCTGTTGCCGCCTCGCCATCACCCGAAAGGTTGACCTCGGTATCCGaggcatcctcctcctcctcgctcgtggactcgggcgtagcgggccgcggcttcccctccacGCGTGCGattttgcacgccttgtcgtgcttctttttcctcctccttttcctGTCGGCAGCAGCCTCCGCCACTTCCTTCCGtttcttcaccgcctctgcgtgcaggcggttgacctcgcgttcctccgggatcggaggcctcgaggggtggcacttGCGGCTCACCCCCTACAAAACGCAATCAAATCAGGGTTAGGGAGTGGGGAAGAAGATAGCACAAATCGACAACGGATTGAAATCGAGACTCACCACTGAAAGgaaccccggctcggggcgcatcttgatctcccagagatcgttGGCGTcgtcggggaactccgccaccacaTTCCTTGCCCTCCGAGCAGCGATGTCTCGAGGGAGCAGCACCGTCGACGTCCTCGACCCCGAGGCCAGGACCCCGGGGGTGAGGCCAAAAATCGGCAGGCTCGTCTCCGTCAGAGGAATCACCCTATGCTGGTGGAAGTTCACGATGACGGCAgctgccgtcaaccccttccttgCCAGGTGCACCAGCGCCTCGGTGaggacctcgagcctggcttggtgCACCGGGGGTGacacccccagtcccacttcgcggGCCTCTCCCgaagcaccttgttggtgaacgccgggagcttgttgccgaagttgcacaggtagaaccaccctcgagtcCACCCAGCATTGTTCATGGTCATTTAGTTGGGGATGTAGAGGTTCTTCCGGCTCGGGCACAAATGGAGCATCAGGcccccggcgcgcgcgaacc
This window contains:
- the LOC120695408 gene encoding uncharacterized protein LOC120695408; the encoded protein is MASAGTPAQATSRPQAALRTTPSDQSSRGVSVPRARRSGTGKRSMSARSGSRVVAKDAAPLAPAKALKTGARATPHLAPQPPPVVDIVEEAVKLQEAMARGAQAPGNGGGAIQSGVEAAAQAEAVGEAGRGGADDAARSDIEVGAGRSDADSAAQPVAEEEAGGDAQERPASRTEVDTLVPEPPRAGVEGVAEEESAPRAPVTEEARVSVPAEARDEGVVAVGTALAPTESVVPVVQLPDSSEEFGDSRDIDPAAAASAANKIAEFTSACAEVLDKGTSEGPHHGAIIQSVVPQEFLHNVREEESVWQKQIERLRDISRKKSAEMTRLYSQVHWLGQHNAGLVLQNIDANTKMADQGARQQELEEELARAAALELKEAELQHKEAELQRKKATVATLTGSLEEKGKALEEKEVVLRNTEAALKEKEDSLSSLEEAARVQ